In Thermodesulfobacteriota bacterium, the following are encoded in one genomic region:
- a CDS encoding prepilin-type N-terminal cleavage/methylation domain-containing protein — protein MTTPRKKSSDRGFTMIELMISVSILALIITGMTVALNQQQKQFRATKEAVDVDQTARSALDFLASEIRNAGARQGKTFAIRFFNGGSGVDDPCTENTSDAGSADSPPDCVTIYTWDITRGQDGGNLPSVPGLIQVMQNEPLVLLLPSEWFPGGGSTLIGETEEDAEVLLGFRSRTALCSPDDTVNCNLDPSRCTECSVIMRAEVDGAAKTATIDSVDNIITHNLPVQTFSGMSDFVNGITVNGINYGFLQTFASMPSEVTLVGEKTLSVDLENKALLLEQNGGEARPIAGGPDAPGIADFQLVFNLQDANGGMTKVGMPRSELDGTFSDFEDSTLLGREQDIRSVEIYLVVKSKAKPRTMQGGEVEQAIPAIGDVLERTVESPSGVTNEPEEGFTYRILSTTIYMRNHAREEFG, from the coding sequence ATGACGACACCTCGAAAAAAGAGCAGCGATAGAGGCTTTACGATGATCGAGCTCATGATCTCGGTCTCTATCCTCGCTTTGATAATAACTGGCATGACTGTCGCACTTAACCAGCAGCAAAAGCAGTTCAGAGCGACCAAGGAGGCCGTCGACGTGGACCAGACGGCGAGATCGGCTCTGGATTTTCTGGCGTCGGAAATCAGGAACGCCGGGGCGAGGCAGGGAAAGACCTTCGCCATAAGATTTTTTAACGGCGGGAGCGGTGTAGACGATCCCTGCACCGAAAACACGTCGGATGCGGGCTCGGCGGATTCGCCCCCTGACTGCGTCACTATATACACGTGGGACATTACGCGCGGTCAGGACGGCGGCAATCTGCCTTCGGTGCCGGGGTTGATACAGGTCATGCAGAACGAACCGCTCGTTCTTCTTCTGCCGAGCGAGTGGTTTCCCGGCGGCGGGAGCACCCTCATAGGCGAGACCGAAGAGGATGCCGAGGTTCTTCTCGGATTCCGCTCGCGGACAGCGCTTTGCAGCCCCGACGACACCGTAAACTGCAATCTCGATCCTTCGAGATGCACCGAGTGCTCCGTTATAATGAGGGCCGAGGTGGACGGGGCCGCGAAGACGGCGACGATAGACTCCGTCGACAACATAATAACCCACAATCTTCCGGTACAGACGTTCAGCGGCATGTCTGATTTCGTAAACGGCATTACTGTAAACGGCATAAACTACGGTTTCCTTCAAACCTTCGCCTCCATGCCCTCGGAGGTTACACTCGTCGGCGAAAAAACCCTGAGCGTAGATCTGGAAAACAAGGCTCTTCTCCTGGAACAGAACGGCGGCGAGGCCCGGCCGATTGCCGGAGGCCCGGACGCCCCGGGCATAGCGGATTTTCAGCTCGTCTTCAATCTTCAGGACGCAAACGGCGGCATGACGAAAGTAGGAATGCCCCGTTCCGAGCTCGACGGAACGTTCTCCGATTTTGAGGATTCGACGCTTCTCGGAAGGGAGCAGGATATACGCTCCGTCGAGATTTACCTCGTCGTTAAATCGAAGGCGAAGCCGCGCACGATGCAGGGCGGGGAAGTCGAGCAAGCAATCCCCGCTATAGGCGACGTTTTGGAAAGGACCGTCGAATCCCCTTCGGGGGTTACCAACGAGCCCGAAGAGGGGTTCACGTACCGCATCCTCTCGACGACCATATACATGAGGAACCACGCCAGAGAGGAATTCGGATAA
- a CDS encoding prepilin-type N-terminal cleavage/methylation domain-containing protein encodes MSLLRNQRGFTFTEIIIAISIMALGFLAMAQMQYLSLRQKQRAEQGTVATNVIQFIADRDMEEVKRAHILNSIAFVEAQAGRLNAGSSSEPHLQYCMSGNPDRMCDMCPCDPLAEVTPNPAAPTITSCAVVDPYSFDPGEVSFSREAPICTAAADSESMIVVKRVGSVTDNTRQPPITTLTVTYAVKTKSQFADTGFQSLSIKDTLATQNLVFSAHREDWSQFIPAWSNVNVPHVP; translated from the coding sequence ATGTCCTTATTACGGAATCAGCGCGGCTTCACGTTCACCGAAATAATAATCGCCATATCCATAATGGCGCTCGGTTTTCTGGCCATGGCGCAGATGCAGTACCTTTCCCTCAGGCAAAAGCAGAGGGCCGAGCAGGGGACCGTCGCTACCAACGTTATACAGTTCATAGCCGACCGCGACATGGAAGAGGTCAAGAGGGCTCATATTCTTAACTCCATAGCGTTCGTCGAGGCGCAGGCGGGGCGTCTGAACGCCGGGAGCTCGTCCGAGCCCCATCTCCAGTACTGCATGTCGGGTAATCCCGACAGAATGTGCGATATGTGTCCGTGCGACCCGCTCGCGGAAGTGACCCCCAACCCGGCCGCGCCTACCATAACCTCCTGTGCCGTCGTCGATCCGTACAGCTTCGATCCCGGCGAAGTGAGCTTCTCGCGGGAGGCTCCGATCTGCACCGCCGCCGCGGACAGCGAATCCATGATAGTTGTGAAGAGGGTGGGCTCCGTTACGGACAACACACGGCAGCCGCCGATTACGACGCTCACGGTGACCTACGCCGTCAAGACCAAAAGCCAGTTCGCCGACACGGGCTTTCAAAGCCTCTCCATAAAAGATACGCTCGCGACGCAAAACCTCGTTTTCAGCGCCCACAGGGAGGATTGGAGCCAGTTCATACCGGCCTGGAGCAACGTGAACGTCCCGCACGTTCCATGA
- the metG gene encoding methionine--tRNA ligase: MAKTFYVTTPIYYVNDVPHIGHAYTTIAADAIARWKRLKGEDVFFLTGTDEHGQKIERTAESRGETPIQLADRVVKRFENLTPALDITNNDFIRTTEKRHEKAVVEIFERIEAAGDIYLGEYEGWYDVRNEAYITDLQYEEIMSLPEDKRPHVEKVKEESYFFRLSKYGGALLDYYKKHPEFVQPSYRMNEVARFVEGGLKDLSISRTTFNWGIPVPGNPRHVIYVWFDALTNYLTAAGFPDDPERFARIWPADVHLVGKDILRFHAVYWPAFLMSAGLPLPRTVFAHGWWTVEGEKMSKSVGNVVDPYQVAEEFGSDVFRYFLLREIPFGQDGDFSKSAIISRVNGELANGLGNLVSRTLGMIERYRGGSVPAPGEPSPADDDIKKGAIELSEQVERAMDEIAFHKALSAVWDYIALVNRYVDDEAPWTLAKEGKGERLDTVLWTVAQSIAVVSIFVHPFMPRTSGEILKRLGLGGMKPSLEAARSWGMVEPGLKVEKGAGLFPRYEEKS; the protein is encoded by the coding sequence ATGGCCAAAACCTTTTACGTCACGACGCCTATATATTACGTGAACGACGTGCCCCACATCGGCCACGCCTATACGACGATCGCGGCCGACGCCATTGCCCGGTGGAAGAGGCTCAAGGGCGAGGACGTCTTTTTCCTCACGGGGACGGACGAGCACGGGCAGAAGATAGAGAGGACGGCCGAGTCGCGCGGCGAGACGCCTATACAGCTCGCCGACCGCGTCGTAAAGAGATTCGAGAACCTGACCCCCGCGCTCGACATAACGAATAACGATTTCATACGGACGACCGAAAAGAGGCACGAAAAGGCTGTAGTCGAGATATTCGAGAGGATAGAGGCGGCCGGGGACATTTACCTCGGCGAGTACGAGGGATGGTACGACGTCCGGAACGAGGCGTACATAACCGATCTCCAGTACGAGGAGATAATGAGCCTCCCCGAGGACAAGAGGCCGCACGTCGAAAAGGTGAAGGAGGAGAGCTACTTCTTCAGGCTCTCGAAGTACGGGGGCGCGCTCCTCGATTATTACAAAAAGCACCCGGAGTTCGTCCAGCCGTCCTACCGCATGAACGAGGTCGCGAGGTTCGTCGAGGGCGGCCTGAAAGACCTCAGCATCAGCCGTACTACCTTCAATTGGGGGATACCCGTCCCCGGAAACCCGAGGCATGTCATATACGTGTGGTTCGACGCACTTACGAACTATCTTACGGCGGCGGGGTTCCCGGACGACCCGGAGAGGTTCGCCCGCATATGGCCGGCGGACGTGCACCTCGTCGGAAAGGACATACTCCGCTTCCACGCCGTATACTGGCCGGCGTTCCTGATGTCGGCCGGGCTCCCTCTCCCGAGAACCGTGTTCGCCCACGGGTGGTGGACCGTCGAGGGCGAGAAGATGTCGAAGTCCGTCGGAAACGTCGTCGACCCGTACCAGGTCGCCGAGGAATTCGGCTCGGACGTGTTCAGGTACTTTCTCCTCCGTGAAATCCCCTTCGGCCAGGACGGCGACTTTTCGAAGAGCGCCATAATATCGAGGGTGAACGGCGAGCTCGCGAACGGCCTCGGGAACCTCGTAAGCAGGACCCTCGGCATGATAGAGAGGTACAGGGGCGGAAGCGTCCCCGCCCCGGGGGAGCCGTCCCCGGCCGACGACGATATAAAGAAAGGGGCTATCGAGCTTTCGGAGCAGGTCGAAAGGGCCATGGACGAGATAGCGTTCCACAAGGCCCTTTCGGCCGTATGGGATTACATAGCCCTCGTCAACAGATACGTCGACGACGAGGCTCCGTGGACATTAGCCAAGGAAGGGAAGGGCGAAAGGCTCGACACGGTTCTCTGGACCGTGGCCCAGTCTATTGCGGTCGTCTCCATATTCGTCCATCCGTTCATGCCGCGGACGTCGGGCGAGATACTGAAGCGCCTGGGACTCGGCGGGATGAAGCCGAGCCTCGAAGCCGCCCGCTCGTGGGGCATGGTCGAGCCGGGACTAAAGGTGGAAAAAGGGGCAGGCCTCTTCCCGAGGTACGAAGAAAAGTCCTGA
- a CDS encoding DNA polymerase III subunit, translating into MTTNIAGHEFQREILRRAAAENVVSHAYLFSGPDGVGKKLVAIEFAGIVNCTSGGAGSAECGCGSCRKVEKGIHPDVAMVEFAGVRNIKVDQVRDEIEEKLYLKPFEGRFKVVIVDEAEKLNNSAQNAFLKTLEEPPPASIIILVTSRPGALLPTIRSRCQPLNFGALPERYIAGALAEKAGLTPDEAGLYARVSSGSLGAALRLDAETMEWRRELLSALGGMSAGSATGITSLAEELSESASEDPAKLDLAFRFVSLWLRDIALLKIGYDDVCNIDMKDELAALAEGMDVPSLMEKQRQVEKTWYDIVRANANTRLALENLFIKLARRQGGGPAPSGNPDRRHANIGDRA; encoded by the coding sequence ATGACGACTAACATAGCAGGGCACGAATTCCAGAGAGAGATACTGCGGCGCGCGGCCGCCGAGAACGTGGTCTCGCACGCCTATCTGTTCTCGGGGCCGGACGGCGTCGGGAAGAAGCTCGTCGCGATCGAATTCGCCGGGATAGTCAACTGCACGTCCGGCGGAGCCGGCTCGGCCGAATGCGGCTGCGGCTCGTGCAGGAAGGTCGAAAAGGGCATACACCCGGACGTCGCCATGGTCGAGTTCGCGGGCGTAAGGAATATCAAAGTCGACCAGGTGCGGGACGAGATCGAGGAGAAGCTGTACTTAAAACCCTTCGAAGGGAGGTTCAAGGTCGTCATAGTGGACGAGGCCGAAAAGCTCAACAACAGCGCGCAGAACGCCTTCCTCAAGACCCTCGAAGAGCCGCCGCCCGCGTCGATCATCATTCTCGTCACGTCGCGGCCGGGAGCTCTCCTGCCGACGATACGCTCCCGGTGCCAGCCGCTTAACTTCGGCGCCCTGCCCGAGCGCTATATAGCGGGCGCGCTCGCGGAGAAGGCAGGGCTGACGCCGGACGAGGCCGGGCTCTACGCCCGCGTTTCCTCGGGCAGCCTCGGCGCGGCGCTCAGGCTGGACGCCGAAACGATGGAATGGAGGAGGGAGCTTCTCTCCGCCCTCGGCGGCATGAGCGCGGGCTCGGCCACGGGCATCACCTCGCTCGCCGAAGAGCTGTCCGAAAGCGCATCGGAAGACCCGGCGAAGCTCGACCTCGCTTTCAGGTTCGTCTCCCTCTGGCTCCGGGATATCGCGCTTCTTAAGATAGGCTACGACGATGTGTGTAACATCGACATGAAGGACGAGCTCGCTGCCCTCGCCGAGGGCATGGACGTGCCCTCGCTCATGGAGAAGCAGAGACAAGTGGAAAAAACTTGGTATGATATAGTCCGTGCGAACGCCAATACGAGGCTCGCGCTCGAAAACCTGTTTATAAAACTTGCGCGAAGACAGGGTGGAGGTCCCGCTCCTTCGGGGAATCCGGACCGGCGCCACGCGAACATCGGAGACAGAGCCTAG
- the tmk gene encoding dTMP kinase: protein MLITFEGIEGSGKSTQAEMLRDALKEKGYKASLTREPGWGQLGHLIRTIILEDRDLELDPLAELFLFCADRAQHVKDYIEPRLRNGEIVICDRFYDSTIVYQGYGRKLDMRFVTKTAKASAGDTTPDMTFLLNLPVREGLSRLRGRGDTTKMDEEPVEFHELIRQGYLLLSRRDPDRIIKINAARDAASIHEEIKSAVLLRLIS, encoded by the coding sequence ATGCTTATAACATTCGAAGGTATAGAAGGGAGCGGCAAGAGCACGCAGGCGGAGATGCTGAGGGACGCGCTCAAGGAAAAGGGGTACAAGGCCTCACTGACCCGCGAGCCCGGATGGGGGCAGCTCGGCCACCTGATACGCACGATTATTCTAGAGGACAGGGACCTCGAGCTCGACCCGCTCGCCGAGCTCTTCCTCTTTTGCGCCGACCGCGCCCAGCACGTAAAGGATTACATCGAGCCCAGGCTCAGGAACGGCGAGATAGTCATATGCGACAGGTTTTACGACTCGACGATAGTCTATCAGGGCTACGGCCGAAAGCTCGACATGAGGTTCGTCACGAAGACCGCGAAGGCCTCGGCCGGGGACACGACGCCCGACATGACGTTCCTCCTCAATCTGCCCGTGAGGGAGGGGCTTTCGAGGCTGAGGGGAAGGGGAGACACGACGAAGATGGACGAAGAGCCGGTCGAGTTTCACGAGCTCATAAGGCAGGGATACCTCCTCCTTTCGCGCCGCGACCCGGACAGGATTATCAAGATAAACGCCGCCCGGGACGCAGCGTCCATACACGAGGAAATAAAGTCTGCCGTCCTTCTCCGCTTAATCTCCTGA
- a CDS encoding pseudouridine synthase, which produces MKLRLNKYLSMCGVASRRKADELIASGGVKVNGVVEKELGRTIDPERDRVEVGGLTVTPETHRYLVLNKPRLYVTAIGEGQDDKKTIDELISDVPERVYPVGRLDYDVEGLIILTNDGELANRILHPRYELLKVYRAVVRGDAPESVARSMMHGAELEDGPAKPDSVKIIERKKGFTTFEIAFHEGRNHLVKRFFEAFGHRIWRLKRIAVGPVELGGLQLGKWRNMRERELRALMEAAGRKK; this is translated from the coding sequence TTGAAGCTAAGGCTCAACAAGTACCTTTCGATGTGCGGGGTCGCGTCCCGGCGGAAGGCGGACGAGCTCATAGCGTCGGGCGGGGTGAAGGTTAACGGCGTCGTCGAGAAGGAGCTCGGCCGGACGATAGACCCCGAGAGGGACAGGGTCGAGGTAGGCGGACTCACCGTAACCCCGGAAACGCACAGGTACCTAGTCCTCAACAAGCCGAGGCTATACGTTACCGCCATAGGCGAGGGGCAGGACGATAAAAAGACCATAGACGAGCTGATAAGCGACGTGCCCGAGAGGGTCTATCCCGTGGGCAGGCTCGATTACGACGTCGAGGGGCTTATAATCCTTACGAACGACGGCGAGCTCGCGAACAGGATCCTCCACCCGAGGTACGAGCTTCTGAAGGTCTACAGGGCTGTCGTCCGCGGGGACGCCCCTGAAAGTGTCGCCCGGTCCATGATGCACGGAGCCGAGCTCGAAGACGGGCCCGCGAAGCCCGATTCCGTGAAGATTATCGAGAGAAAAAAGGGCTTTACCACGTTCGAGATTGCCTTTCACGAGGGCAGGAACCACCTCGTGAAAAGATTCTTCGAGGCCTTCGGCCACAGAATCTGGCGCTTGAAGCGTATAGCGGTCGGCCCCGTCGAGCTGGGGGGGCTTCAGCTGGGGAAGTGGAGGAACATGCGCGAGCGCGAGTTAAGGGCGCTCATGGAAGCTGCCGGCAGGAAGAAATGA
- a CDS encoding NADH-quinone oxidoreductase subunit A — MLNDYVPVLLILILAIVLAAAMLGLSAMLGPKRSSKRKLAPYESGIPPTGDTRGKFSIKYYLVGALFILFDIEAVFLFAWAVVYKDLGMLAFIEILVFLLVVLGGYFYIVKKGALEWE; from the coding sequence GTGCTTAACGATTACGTTCCCGTTTTATTAATTCTCATACTCGCTATAGTACTCGCCGCCGCAATGCTGGGGCTGTCGGCCATGCTCGGCCCGAAGCGCAGCTCGAAGAGAAAGCTCGCCCCGTACGAGTCCGGGATTCCGCCCACGGGCGACACGCGCGGGAAGTTCTCGATCAAGTACTATCTCGTGGGGGCCCTGTTCATACTGTTCGACATAGAGGCCGTGTTCCTCTTCGCATGGGCGGTGGTGTACAAGGACCTCGGCATGCTCGCATTTATAGAAATACTGGTTTTCCTCCTCGTCGTTCTCGGAGGATACTTTTACATCGTTAAGAAGGGAGCCCTCGAATGGGAGTAA
- a CDS encoding NADH-quinone oxidoreductase subunit B family protein, with amino-acid sequence MGVNADPALGGEGFLTTTIEAFANWGRKNSLWPMPFGTACCAIEMMAVFASRFDLSRFGAEVARFSPRQADLMLVSGTITYKMASVCRRIYDQMPEPKWVIAMGSCTCGGGPFDSYAVVQGIDEFLPVDVYIGGCPPRPEAVIDAVMKIQKKIELEGAPIL; translated from the coding sequence ATGGGAGTAAACGCAGACCCCGCTCTCGGCGGAGAGGGGTTTCTTACGACGACGATAGAGGCCTTCGCCAACTGGGGAAGGAAGAACAGCCTGTGGCCGATGCCGTTCGGAACGGCGTGCTGCGCGATAGAGATGATGGCCGTTTTCGCTTCGAGGTTCGACCTCTCCCGCTTCGGGGCCGAGGTCGCGAGATTCTCGCCGAGGCAGGCCGACCTCATGCTCGTATCGGGCACCATAACGTATAAGATGGCCTCCGTCTGCAGGCGCATATACGACCAGATGCCCGAGCCCAAGTGGGTGATCGCAATGGGGTCGTGCACGTGCGGCGGTGGGCCGTTCGACAGCTACGCGGTCGTCCAGGGCATCGACGAGTTCCTGCCTGTGGACGTTTACATAGGCGGGTGCCCCCCGAGGCCCGAGGCCGTCATCGACGCCGTAATGAAGATACAGAAAAAGATCGAGCTCGAAGGGGCCCCTATTCTATGA
- a CDS encoding NADH-quinone oxidoreductase subunit C: MSLDIDSIISALNNEFPGSVTEKLEWRGETSLVVDKGRIKAICARLKESHGFAFLADLTAVDYLRVRSPRYEVVYHVHRFGEEYDENVRIRLKAGVEDADSPEIDSVVPVWGGADWLEREVYDMFGIVFNGHPDLRRILMPEDYEPFPLRKDFDVRDREASKRSFRRALEEGND; this comes from the coding sequence ATGAGCCTCGACATCGACTCCATAATATCCGCGCTCAACAACGAATTCCCCGGAAGCGTAACCGAAAAGCTCGAATGGAGGGGCGAGACCTCGCTCGTCGTGGACAAGGGCCGCATAAAGGCTATCTGTGCACGGCTTAAGGAATCGCACGGATTCGCGTTCCTGGCCGACCTCACGGCTGTGGATTATCTAAGGGTCAGGAGCCCGCGCTACGAGGTCGTCTACCACGTGCACAGGTTCGGCGAGGAGTACGACGAGAACGTGAGAATAAGGCTCAAGGCCGGGGTCGAAGACGCGGACTCGCCCGAGATAGATTCGGTCGTGCCCGTCTGGGGAGGGGCCGACTGGCTCGAAAGAGAGGTTTACGACATGTTCGGCATCGTGTTCAACGGCCATCCGGACTTAAGACGCATACTCATGCCGGAGGATTACGAGCCCTTCCCGCTCAGAAAGGATTTCGACGTCAGGGACAGGGAGGCCTCGAAGAGGTCTTTCCGGAGGGCGCTCGAAGAGGGTAACGACTGA
- the nuoD gene encoding NADH dehydrogenase (quinone) subunit D, with translation MERVEFVTDESVVDPITGLKSETMMLNMGPQHPATHGVLRVVLHLDGEVIVKAVPHIGYLHRGIEKLCEHITYQQCLPYTDRMDYLASICNNIGFVLAVEKLLGVQDAIPERAKTAEVILFELGRIESHLVGIGTNALDLGAMSAFLYCFKERERIYEILETVCGARLTTSYPRVGGLPLDLPDDFEEKVRNFLKVFPKTLAEVDKLLTRNKIWIERTKGVAYISPGDAIDLGLTGPALRGSGVPYDIRKATPYLGYENYDFDVPVATEGDAYSRYLCRFEEMNQSLRIITQAIDNLPDGPYAADLPDVVLPEKKLTYTKMESLIRHFVLVYEGFKPEPGEVQHAVENPKGELSYYLISDGSGKPYRMRVRGPSFVNMQALSNMVEGSLIADVIAAIGSLDIVLGEIDR, from the coding sequence ATGGAAAGGGTCGAATTCGTAACCGACGAATCGGTGGTAGACCCGATTACGGGGCTCAAATCCGAGACCATGATGCTCAACATGGGCCCTCAGCACCCCGCCACGCACGGAGTGCTAAGGGTAGTGCTGCACCTGGACGGCGAGGTCATAGTAAAGGCCGTCCCGCACATAGGCTATCTCCACAGGGGGATAGAAAAGCTCTGCGAGCACATAACCTACCAGCAGTGCCTGCCGTATACGGACAGGATGGACTACCTGGCCTCCATATGCAACAACATAGGGTTCGTCCTCGCCGTGGAAAAACTCCTCGGCGTACAGGACGCCATACCCGAAAGGGCGAAAACAGCCGAGGTGATACTGTTCGAGCTCGGGCGTATAGAATCGCACCTGGTCGGCATAGGCACCAACGCGCTCGATCTGGGCGCGATGAGCGCATTCCTCTACTGCTTTAAGGAAAGGGAGAGGATATACGAGATACTCGAAACGGTATGCGGGGCGAGGCTGACGACTTCCTACCCCAGGGTGGGCGGGCTTCCGCTCGACCTGCCGGACGATTTCGAGGAGAAGGTAAGGAATTTTCTTAAGGTGTTCCCGAAAACGCTCGCCGAGGTGGACAAGCTCCTCACCAGGAACAAAATATGGATCGAGAGGACGAAGGGCGTCGCCTACATCAGCCCCGGCGACGCCATAGACCTCGGGCTCACCGGCCCTGCCCTCCGCGGGAGCGGCGTGCCCTACGACATCAGGAAAGCCACCCCCTATCTCGGATACGAAAACTACGATTTCGACGTCCCCGTCGCAACGGAAGGCGACGCCTACTCGCGCTATCTCTGCAGGTTCGAGGAAATGAACCAGAGCCTCCGCATAATAACGCAGGCAATCGACAACCTTCCCGACGGCCCCTACGCAGCCGACCTTCCGGACGTCGTTCTTCCGGAAAAGAAGCTCACCTATACGAAGATGGAATCCCTCATCAGGCACTTCGTCCTCGTATACGAAGGCTTCAAGCCCGAGCCGGGCGAGGTGCAGCACGCCGTCGAAAACCCGAAGGGCGAGCTCTCGTACTACCTTATAAGCGACGGCTCCGGAAAGCCCTACAGGATGAGGGTCAGGGGACCGTCCTTCGTCAACATGCAGGCCCTGTCGAATATGGTCGAGGGGAGCCTCATCGCCGACGTCATAGCCGCCATCGGGAGCCTCGACATCGTCCTCGGCGAGATAGACCGCTAA
- the lolA gene encoding outer membrane lipoprotein chaperone LolA, with amino-acid sequence MKKIKPVIFILAAAFLLSAPQAAPADDGLDSVVDKVQKKYEQISDFHADFSQEAEVKALNKVQKAEGEVWFKKPGKMRWNYHTPAKDEIVSDGNTLWYYSQEEKQVIESPLSRVSDTETTSTLLSGLGKIKELFDVSFAQNGSAEAGSYLLDLKPKTEEEGYNKVTIAVDKNTMLVNTMYLYDPYGNLTTVNLTDISVDKGVPDSLFVFNVPDGVEVIKPPSMGQ; translated from the coding sequence TTGAAAAAAATAAAACCGGTTATATTCATACTCGCCGCGGCGTTCCTTCTTTCCGCGCCGCAGGCGGCCCCTGCCGACGACGGGCTCGATTCCGTCGTGGACAAGGTGCAGAAAAAGTACGAGCAGATAAGCGACTTTCACGCGGACTTCTCGCAGGAGGCCGAGGTGAAGGCCCTTAACAAGGTGCAGAAGGCCGAGGGAGAGGTGTGGTTCAAGAAACCGGGCAAGATGAGGTGGAACTACCACACCCCGGCAAAGGACGAGATCGTGTCCGACGGCAATACACTCTGGTACTACAGCCAGGAGGAGAAGCAGGTCATCGAGTCCCCGCTGAGCAGAGTGTCGGACACCGAAACCACTTCGACTCTACTTTCGGGGCTTGGCAAGATAAAGGAGCTTTTCGACGTCAGCTTCGCCCAGAACGGCTCCGCCGAAGCCGGGAGCTATTTACTCGACCTCAAGCCGAAAACCGAGGAAGAGGGTTATAATAAGGTCACGATCGCCGTGGATAAAAACACGATGCTCGTAAATACGATGTACCTTTACGATCCTTACGGCAACCTGACGACGGTGAACCTGACGGATATTTCCGTGGACAAGGGCGTTCCCGATTCGCTCTTCGTCTTCAACGTGCCGGACGGGGTAGAGGTCATAAAGCCCCCCTCTATGGGTCAATGA